A genomic window from Pecten maximus chromosome 4, xPecMax1.1, whole genome shotgun sequence includes:
- the LOC117326113 gene encoding complement C1q-like protein 4 isoform X1, with amino-acid sequence MKLFLCVIVLALSAVGHCQSFESRVDALERMLLKVKTKTGHQSNVIANLKKQLETVARSEDTLKNALTVDKRQAAQPVVAFMATRQANLTHLSRHQTIVFEDASVNVHHAYNNNTGVFTCPFTGLYEFATTIVSAGEQRNLNFEMMIDTMRIAYVHATLYEYDMGTQVAVAHCNQGQHVFLRQDKGSFGLPGGFCTFSGHLISML; translated from the exons ATGAAGTTGTTTCTTTGCGTCATCGTTCTTGCACTGAGTGCTGTGGGCCACTGCCAGTCTTTCGAAAGCAGGGTAG ATGCACTGGAGCGGATGCTCTTGAAGGTTAAAACAAAAACCGGACACCAGAGCAACGTCATAGCAAATCTTAAAAAACAGCTCGAGACAGTCGCACGCTCGGAGGATACCCTAAAGAATGCCTTAACag TTGACAAGCGACAAGCCGCTCAACCTGTTGTTGCTTTCATGGCAACTCGACAAGCAAACCTCACTCATTTATCTCGGCACCAGACCATTGTGTTTGAGGATGCCAGTGTCAATGTACATCATGCTTACAACAACAATACCGGGGTGTTTACATGTCCCTTTACTGGACTCTACGAGTTTGCTACTACGATCGTGTCAGCAGGGGAGCAACGTAATCTCAATTTCGAG ATGATGATAGATACTATGCGAATCGCATACGTCCATGCCACTTTATACGAGTACGACATGGGCACACAGGTTGCCGTCGCCCACTGTAACCAAGGCCAGCACGTGTTCCTCAGACAGGACAAGGGTTCTTTCGGACTTCCGGGCGGATTCTGTACATTCTCCGGACATCTTATTTCTATGTTATAG
- the LOC117326113 gene encoding complement C1q-like protein 4 isoform X2, giving the protein MLLKVKTKTGHQSNVIANLKKQLETVARSEDTLKNALTVDKRQAAQPVVAFMATRQANLTHLSRHQTIVFEDASVNVHHAYNNNTGVFTCPFTGLYEFATTIVSAGEQRNLNFEMMIDTMRIAYVHATLYEYDMGTQVAVAHCNQGQHVFLRQDKGSFGLPGGFCTFSGHLISML; this is encoded by the exons ATGCTCTTGAAGGTTAAAACAAAAACCGGACACCAGAGCAACGTCATAGCAAATCTTAAAAAACAGCTCGAGACAGTCGCACGCTCGGAGGATACCCTAAAGAATGCCTTAACag TTGACAAGCGACAAGCCGCTCAACCTGTTGTTGCTTTCATGGCAACTCGACAAGCAAACCTCACTCATTTATCTCGGCACCAGACCATTGTGTTTGAGGATGCCAGTGTCAATGTACATCATGCTTACAACAACAATACCGGGGTGTTTACATGTCCCTTTACTGGACTCTACGAGTTTGCTACTACGATCGTGTCAGCAGGGGAGCAACGTAATCTCAATTTCGAG ATGATGATAGATACTATGCGAATCGCATACGTCCATGCCACTTTATACGAGTACGACATGGGCACACAGGTTGCCGTCGCCCACTGTAACCAAGGCCAGCACGTGTTCCTCAGACAGGACAAGGGTTCTTTCGGACTTCCGGGCGGATTCTGTACATTCTCCGGACATCTTATTTCTATGTTATAG